ctcccccctgcctgccttcctgcctgCAGCACCTTCCACCCAGATCGTCTCTAAAGGGAGTTCTTGGTTTCCTCCGGTTTCTTATGAACCCAGGATGGGCAGCAAGGAAGATGCGTGCAAGGGGTGTCCGGCGGCCGGTGGCGTCTCCAGCTTCACCATCCAGTCCATCCTGGGAGGGGGCCCCTCGGAGGCACCGCGGGAGCCCGCCGGCTGGCCGGCCAGGAAGCGCAGCCTGTCTGTGTCCTCGGAGGAGGAGGAGCCGGACGACGGCTGGAAGGCGCCCGCCTGCTTTTGCCCAGACCCGCACGGCTCCAAGGAGCCGGGCCCCAAGCACCACCCCCCCGTCCCTTTTCCCTGCCTGGGTAAGGACCCCAAGTCGCCAGTCTGGCAGAGAGCGAGCGCGAGGGGAGGGCGGCTGCGCACCCAGCCAGGACTCCCCCTCCGGGCCCCCTCCGGCCACAGCTGCGGTCGCCAGGGGTCCGGGCCGAAGGGAGCCGGGCGGGCGCTCGGGAGGAGGTGGGGAACACAGACCCCGCGCTGCTCTGGTACCTTGGGGAAGGTCGGGTTGGAGGGAGAGTGGACCACAGCGAACCGGGCACCCGGCCGGCAGACACCTGGCTCTGTCCTCAAGCCCTTTGCAGATCGGATACTTTTTTTCCCGGGACATGAGGTCTGCAAGACGGGTCTGGGCGGTCTGTCTCTATCGCAATCTTTCTGCgtcttttcctctctgtctctttctcttcctttctgtctgtTTCTCCTCCTTGGAATGATTAGCACTCCACGATGACTGACAACGGTGCATTTCAGAGACGGTTCCTCTTTACAACATCTGACGAAGGGGAGCCCCGCGTTAGTCCTTAGCGTGATTTCCCAACAAACGGCCTGTAAAATGATGCCACCCTACAAAGCTCGAGGAACTCTTCCAGCTCAGATATTACAAGGCAAAATCACCTTTTAAGGTGATGCTAATATTCCTCCTCCaggcctcctctccctctttccaccTGTCCTTTCATAAAGATGGGAACACAGAGACCCCAGACTCGGAGTAGCTGGGTCCTTCTGTTGCTTTTAAAAGGCCGGGGTGCTGGGCTTTGGGTGCCAGCGAGAGGGCGAAGAAGAGGGGGTTGGTAAGATGGGACCAAGGCTGCAGGCACCTGCTAACTCCCTAGTCCCGGGAAGAGCTGGGGTCTCCGAGGCCCCCCAACTCCATGGCCTTCCTGTCTGTTCTCGCTCCTCAGGTACCCCCAAGGGCAGCGGAGGCACGGGGCCGGCGGGCTCGGAGCGCACACCTTTCATCTCTCCTTCGCACCCGGactttaaggaagaaaaagagaggctCTTGCCCGTGGGTTCGCCCTCGCCGGGGCCGGAGCGGCCACGGGACAGCGGCGCCGAGCGGCAGGCGGGCGCGGCCAAGAAGAAGACGCGCACGGTGTTCTCGCGCAGCCAGGTGTACCAGCTCGAGTCCACCTTCGACATGAAGCGCTACCTGAGCAGCTCGGAGCGCGCCTGCCTTGCCTCCAGCCTGCAGCTCACCGAGACCCAGGTCAAGACTTGGTTCCAGAACCGCCGCAACAAGTGGAAGCGGCAGCTCTCAGCCGAGCTGGAGGCGGCCAACCTGGCGCACGCGTCGGCGCAGACTCTGGTGGGCATGCCGCTGGTGTTCCGGGACAGCTCGCTGCTGCGGGTGCCAGTGCCGCGCTCCCTCGCCTTCCCCGCGCCGCTCTACTACCCGGGCGGCAACCTCTCGGCCTTACCTCTCTACAACCTCTACAACAAGCTCGACTACTGACCGGCCCGCCGGCCCCGCGCTGCCCCGGGCCGCCCGCAGCCGTCCGCAGAGCCGGGCGCGGGCTGCACCTTTCACAGCGCTCCGGAGCGAGGCGGCGTGTttccagaaatatgaagaaatacaCCATGTGTATTCATTATCTCTTATTTATGGCCTCTGCCCTACTTTTTGTTTTGATTGTTTCGGGTATTTATCTGCATTCCTCAAGCCAGATCGCCTGCTTTCtacccaaaccaaaccaaaccaattGGCTTTGAAAGCCATTTCGGGGGGGAATGATCTCGGGTGGCGGTAGGAAAAAAAGTTTGGGCCAGATCAGCTTTGGTTGGTAggaaaaaatcagacaaaacacCAACAAAACCAGGTACACTCCTTCCCCCACGTGTACAcctgtatatgtatgtacatgcacGCACGCTCAGCCTAGCCAGACCCCGGGGGCTTTGGACTGTTACCTAATCACCTCTTTTCGTTTCCCTCATCCAGAGGATGGGTAGGGGCGAAAAGGGGAAAGAGTTcaaaactgtaaatatttttaaagaaaaaaataaaacattttaaacatcgTTACTAACTTTGGTGGGACTGATTGCCCAGAACGGTAACTCGCAGCAGGTTTTCTCGCTTCTCCGTGCAAGGGCTTGCAAGCATCTGTGTGTACAAAGGTCTGGCTCGCACCGCGTGGAGGGTGGGGACTGGGTCAGGGACCTTGGCGCCGTCCTAGCGACACGTGGCTGGACGCGAGCCCTTCCGTCCCCTGTCCCCCTACCCATAATCTTGCCGTGATCTGGGGCGCACCCCGGCTGGAGTCCAGCTCCGGAGCCCCGTGCCGAGAACGACAAAGGCGGGGAGGCAGGCCTCGCTGCTGAAACGGCTGTTTCCCGGAACGAGCCGGACCAGGGCCCGAGCAGCCCTTTCCCAGCACTGGATTCTTCTCGGGCTTGGCCCCAGCAGGGCACGCGGCGACGTGGCCCATCCTGTGTCGCGTGCCTCTTCTCCGAGGGCGTAGGGCAGGCCGCGGTGCTGCCTGTAACTGGTAAAGCGCCTGCTTTGCTCGCCCAGAGCCTGGCGCGACCGGTTTGTAGCTGTGCACAGTCCCCCAGCGGGTGGCACAGTTGCGCGCCCCGCGCGCAGAGCGAGAACTGGGGACCGAAAGGCCACACTTCGGCCCAGGAGGGATCCAAGGCTCGAGACCAGGCGAAAGCACCGGAGGGGAAAGCGCTTCCCCACACTCTTTTGTTATTGTTCCTGGTTTGCATTGTGCCTGGCTAAATGGCTGGATCACGGGCTCACACGCGGCCTCTCGCTCTGTATGCGACTGGGACGCGCGGCGGGGGCGCCCACGGTCTTCCGCGCCGCGGCATCTGCTGCCGCGCCCGGGCCGGAAGGGCGGTGCACGTAGACAAGAGCCACGCGAGTGTCGTGCAAATCGCAGACTCCCGCTCCTGGTAGGTAGCAGCCACCTGTTCCCTGTGAAACGTCGGAAAAGGAAGCATGAGCTTGGGGGAGGCTGGTGGTTCGGCACCACGTGGGGCGAGTTCCTCGGTCCCCCTGCCGCCTTCCCCTGGCCCCGCTGAGCCGGTGCAAAGGAGCTGGGGTCCGATCTCATGCTCCAGTAGGGAAACATCCGCGTGAGAGGCTTGTCTCTGAGCCGAGAGGTATTGACATTATCTGCATTTtgtgaaaatattcagaatatctGTAAGCGTTTATGTGACTCGCAGTATTCTGTATAAAATGACTGGCCAAAAAGATTCGATGTGATATTGtctatttt
Above is a genomic segment from Cynocephalus volans isolate mCynVol1 chromosome 7, mCynVol1.pri, whole genome shotgun sequence containing:
- the HMX2 gene encoding homeobox protein HMX2; protein product: MGSKEDACKGCPAAGGVSSFTIQSILGGGPSEAPREPAGWPARKRSLSVSSEEEEPDDGWKAPACFCPDPHGSKEPGPKHHPPVPFPCLGTPKGSGGTGPAGSERTPFISPSHPDFKEEKERLLPVGSPSPGPERPRDSGAERQAGAAKKKTRTVFSRSQVYQLESTFDMKRYLSSSERACLASSLQLTETQVKTWFQNRRNKWKRQLSAELEAANLAHASAQTLVGMPLVFRDSSLLRVPVPRSLAFPAPLYYPGGNLSALPLYNLYNKLDY